A region of Salinibacter sp. 10B DNA encodes the following proteins:
- the corA gene encoding magnesium/cobalt transporter CorA produces the protein MLPSHLLSGAASFLRKKHVGLPPGSVVFIGEEKTEPVQFSVIDYTADRLDETDVETVDDVLPYRDSPTTTWINVNGVHDEEIIRTIGDHFGLHPLIQEDIAHTGQRPKLETYDDNVYIVSKMLYHDDQEDHLRAEQVSFVLGGNYLISFQEDSGDVFEPVRERLRKGRGRIRGAGTDYLTYALIDVIVDHYFVILEELGGRTEEIEDEVLDDPQPETQERINDLRRDLIFMRRMTWPVRELLSQLQRLDSPLWEDDTHPFVRDTYDHAVQVLDLVESLRDVVGGLTDLYMTSLSNRMNEIMKVLTIIGTIFIPLTFIAGIYGMNFEYMPELTVWYGYPVAMTGMGVIAVVLLVYFRQKEWI, from the coding sequence ATGCTTCCGTCTCATCTCCTTTCCGGCGCCGCCTCCTTTCTCCGCAAAAAGCACGTCGGACTCCCGCCGGGCTCCGTCGTCTTCATCGGAGAAGAAAAGACCGAGCCGGTGCAGTTTTCCGTGATCGACTATACGGCCGACCGTCTCGACGAGACGGATGTTGAAACCGTGGACGATGTGTTGCCCTACCGCGACTCGCCGACCACCACATGGATCAACGTAAATGGGGTACACGACGAGGAGATTATCCGCACGATCGGGGATCACTTCGGCCTCCACCCACTCATCCAGGAGGACATTGCCCACACCGGTCAACGGCCCAAGCTCGAGACGTACGACGACAACGTCTACATCGTCTCGAAGATGCTGTACCACGACGATCAGGAGGACCACCTCCGCGCCGAGCAGGTGAGCTTTGTGCTCGGGGGCAACTACCTGATTTCATTCCAGGAAGATTCGGGCGATGTGTTCGAGCCCGTGCGCGAACGCCTGCGGAAGGGACGAGGGCGCATTCGCGGTGCGGGGACGGACTACCTCACCTACGCCCTGATCGACGTGATCGTCGATCACTACTTCGTGATCCTGGAAGAGCTGGGCGGGCGGACGGAGGAGATCGAAGACGAAGTGCTGGACGATCCGCAGCCGGAGACGCAGGAGCGCATCAACGACCTGCGGCGCGACCTCATTTTCATGCGGCGTATGACGTGGCCAGTGAGGGAGCTCCTCTCCCAACTACAGCGACTAGACTCTCCGCTTTGGGAGGACGATACGCACCCCTTCGTGCGGGACACCTACGACCACGCCGTGCAGGTGCTCGACCTCGTCGAGTCGCTGCGGGATGTGGTTGGGGGACTCACGGACCTGTACATGACCTCCCTCTCCAATCGGATGAACGAGATCATGAAGGTCCTCACGATCATCGGGACGATCTTCATCCCCCTCACGTTCATAGCGGGCATCTATGGGATGAACTTCGAATACATGCCCGAGCTTACGGTCTGGTACGGCTACCCTGTAGCGATGACCGGGATGGGTGTAATCGCAGTCGTCCTTCTTGTCTACTTCCGACAGAAGGAGTGGATATGA
- a CDS encoding class II glutamine amidotransferase → MCRLYGLQATHPSRAACELLDAQNALIQQSRTDARGLSNPHGWGMGHVANGTTACFRQVEPASESAEYRKKALLTAGTTVLAHVRRATIGDPKHPNTHPFRRGSSLLIHNGHVPAFDRVRPHLLDRLDEERRQSIRGSTDSEHLFVLLLQLREEQPDAPLHTITREAVALVQDWVQDEVSHATVEAVDADTSTLGHDELEDLLGLNLLWTDGETLSGARLNRTLWALERDHVHMCPLYDEDDVDLLDDKPYHSTTLASERLTDENWQEVPNGSVFQAGDTGALHLEALQGP, encoded by the coding sequence ATGTGTAGACTGTACGGATTGCAAGCCACACATCCGAGCCGCGCGGCGTGCGAGCTTCTCGATGCCCAGAATGCGCTCATCCAGCAGAGCCGGACGGACGCTCGCGGTCTTTCCAATCCGCACGGGTGGGGCATGGGGCACGTGGCCAACGGCACGACCGCCTGCTTTCGACAGGTCGAGCCAGCGTCGGAGAGCGCCGAATATCGAAAGAAGGCCCTGCTGACGGCAGGTACCACCGTTCTTGCCCACGTCCGCCGCGCCACGATAGGCGATCCGAAGCATCCCAATACCCATCCGTTTCGGCGGGGCTCGTCGCTGCTCATTCACAACGGGCACGTTCCAGCCTTCGATCGGGTCCGACCGCATCTGCTCGACCGATTGGACGAGGAGCGGCGCCAGTCCATTCGCGGAAGCACAGACAGCGAACACCTCTTTGTGTTGCTTCTGCAATTGCGAGAGGAGCAGCCGGACGCGCCTCTTCATACCATCACCCGCGAGGCGGTGGCTCTAGTGCAAGACTGGGTGCAGGACGAAGTCTCTCACGCAACGGTTGAAGCGGTGGACGCCGACACCAGCACACTCGGTCACGATGAACTCGAAGACCTCCTGGGTCTCAACCTGCTGTGGACGGACGGGGAAACCCTGAGCGGTGCCCGGCTCAACCGTACGCTCTGGGCGCTTGAGCGCGACCACGTTCACATGTGCCCTCTCTACGACGAGGACGATGTCGATCTCCTCGACGACAAACCGTATCACTCGACGACCCTCGCGTCCGAGCGTCTCACGGACGAAAATTGGCAAGAAGTGCCCAACGGCTCCGTGTTCCAGGCCGGCGATACGGGCGCCCTCCACCTTGAAGCCCTGCAGGGCCCGTGA
- a CDS encoding M48 family metalloprotease: protein MRFSSVFRLVAPIGGRPLLVLLLCVSAPLPAYAQPRLDVAAARQYAQSLESNFWEQAWVDHLSERAGANGTLDWAYGDRQQLSELTNDYQRAIGEVEGFWTNLQVQDYLQRQLLTVQPNPMMPGRPGAFRLRVLSTTTPNALALNDGTILLTTGLITTLETAAQLRAILAHEVAHIVLDHALATYRAGQKRSRARNLLGTLIGGVTSVVTPGLGRRPIESTVYGLSSDLATKYLDREFIAAAGLKYSPAQEAAANRLAQKWLLAQDQPPGALHSALQTLQRAGTYTSVTHGASFLDTHPSSNNRRAELGDILRQADVDPSALDASPPGPDSTYDTQITAVLEHEAEMDLSARRFHSALGVLNRTLRTEWTTPQTFLYKAIAIRNTTATPNDIQDAFVLLNQAEAASDAPEPRIEAERALLQVRQGNIPQARRHLALCQKQIDTLRAGADRPQNLIAMHDSLYAWAARMEVRLRP from the coding sequence GTGCGGTTCTCTTCTGTTTTCCGTCTGGTCGCCCCGATCGGCGGCCGACCGCTCCTCGTACTGCTTCTTTGTGTTTCCGCTCCCCTTCCCGCCTACGCGCAGCCCCGTCTCGACGTGGCGGCGGCTCGGCAATACGCTCAGTCTCTCGAGAGTAATTTTTGGGAGCAGGCCTGGGTGGATCATCTGAGCGAGCGCGCCGGCGCAAACGGCACCCTCGACTGGGCATACGGCGATCGCCAACAACTCAGCGAGCTCACCAACGATTACCAGCGGGCCATCGGCGAGGTCGAAGGGTTCTGGACGAACCTGCAGGTGCAAGACTACCTGCAGCGCCAGCTCCTCACGGTACAGCCGAATCCCATGATGCCGGGACGTCCCGGGGCCTTTCGACTGCGCGTACTGAGCACGACCACGCCCAATGCCCTTGCCCTAAACGACGGCACGATCCTTCTTACCACCGGACTTATCACCACACTGGAGACCGCGGCGCAACTCCGAGCCATTTTGGCCCACGAGGTCGCCCACATTGTACTGGACCACGCCCTCGCCACGTACCGCGCCGGGCAAAAGCGAAGCCGGGCACGCAACCTTCTCGGCACCCTCATCGGCGGCGTCACGTCGGTGGTCACACCCGGGCTGGGACGGCGCCCCATCGAATCCACCGTCTACGGCCTCAGCTCCGACCTGGCCACCAAGTACCTGGACCGCGAGTTTATCGCGGCGGCCGGCCTGAAATATAGCCCGGCTCAGGAGGCCGCCGCCAACCGGCTCGCCCAGAAATGGCTGCTGGCGCAGGATCAGCCGCCCGGGGCCCTGCATTCGGCCCTACAGACGTTGCAGCGGGCCGGAACGTACACGAGTGTCACCCACGGCGCTTCGTTCCTCGACACCCACCCCAGCTCCAACAATCGACGGGCAGAGCTCGGAGACATTCTCCGGCAGGCAGACGTCGATCCCTCTGCCCTCGACGCTTCCCCTCCTGGCCCCGACTCCACCTACGACACGCAGATCACCGCTGTGCTCGAACACGAGGCGGAAATGGACCTCTCTGCTCGCCGCTTCCACTCGGCCCTCGGTGTGCTCAACCGCACTCTCCGAACCGAATGGACAACCCCGCAGACCTTTCTGTACAAGGCCATTGCGATCCGCAACACAACGGCCACCCCGAACGACATTCAGGACGCCTTCGTGCTGCTCAATCAGGCGGAAGCTGCGTCTGATGCTCCGGAGCCCCGAATCGAAGCAGAGCGCGCTCTCCTGCAGGTACGACAAGGAAACATTCCACAGGCACGTCGCCACCTTGCCTTGTGCCAAAAACAAATCGACACATTGCGGGCCGGGGCGGACCGCCCCCAGAATCTGATAGCGATGCACGACAGCCTCTACGCGTGGGCCGCCCGAATGGAGGTCCGCCTTCGTCCCTAG
- a CDS encoding carbohydrate binding family 9 domain-containing protein, with protein MLLRFHAVACFTLLVFSASAVMASPAPSQCVATQKFTPKTTPEARAVRLTGQIDVDGRIQEPAWAQATRVSGFTEIQPGDQTVPDVCTDVFVGYDDHHLYVAFRAHDPDPASIRASLRNRDEIFADDWVGIIMDPYGDATQAYEIFANPYGIQGDLLMSSTGEEDVGFDLVYQSEGRITDEGYQVEMAIPFSSLRFPSAPVQEWNLTFIRTRPRASRQQFSWASVDRDDPCLMCQLGTLTGIEGVRPSTNFDVIPALVGTQSADLVDADAPRSGLDDHRLTMEPSVNLRYNFTPSFSAEATVNPDFSQVESDAARIDVNETFALSYPERRPFFQEGSELFETWIDVVYTRSINAPIAAAKTTGRVGRTSVAYLSALDQKTPMLLPFEEQSATLEVGQSASNVLRARRTFGENSFVGATVTDQRYLDVGGAGSVASVDAKIQFWKNYRLETQWAVSRVHEPTQPSLSDEVEVEAFDRGAHTGALDGEQFLGTGTFASVDRNARHWNFDLAYEHNSPTFRTPNGFERSNDFRRVRLWQGYQFYFDNDGFVERVRPGMFVMTEQNFAGVGKETEGEIQLQARLKRQTYVWGEVGYRRERFDGVLFPDLSAWSVGINSNFSDPVRLGVNVNGGRDIFRGDVPQEGRSRSVSVWGTLQPVSRLTIEPEANYARMRDVETDSTFFDGYVLHAKTSVQVTRELSLRLITQYNHFSGDIDFEPLLSYEINPFSVFYVGTTHDYDVLNPSSQPDSVVQTRRQFFFKFQYLFRI; from the coding sequence ATGCTGCTCCGATTCCACGCCGTTGCTTGCTTCACCCTTCTGGTGTTCTCCGCATCAGCCGTCATGGCGTCGCCTGCTCCCTCACAGTGTGTTGCCACACAGAAGTTCACGCCGAAGACGACGCCCGAGGCCCGTGCGGTGCGTCTCACCGGGCAGATTGACGTCGATGGACGAATCCAGGAACCGGCGTGGGCGCAGGCTACGCGCGTGAGCGGGTTCACCGAGATCCAACCCGGTGACCAGACGGTGCCCGACGTTTGCACCGACGTGTTTGTGGGCTACGACGATCATCACCTCTACGTCGCCTTTCGGGCCCACGATCCCGACCCGGCCTCGATTCGGGCCTCCCTGCGCAACCGCGACGAAATCTTTGCGGACGACTGGGTCGGTATAATCATGGATCCGTACGGGGACGCCACCCAGGCCTACGAGATCTTTGCCAATCCATACGGCATTCAGGGCGACCTTTTGATGTCGAGCACCGGGGAGGAGGACGTGGGGTTCGACCTCGTCTACCAGTCCGAGGGTCGGATCACCGACGAGGGCTATCAGGTCGAGATGGCCATTCCCTTTAGCTCTCTGCGTTTCCCCTCTGCGCCGGTGCAGGAGTGGAACCTGACCTTCATCCGCACCCGGCCCCGGGCCTCGCGTCAACAGTTCTCGTGGGCCAGCGTCGACCGCGACGATCCGTGTCTGATGTGCCAGCTGGGAACGCTCACCGGGATTGAGGGCGTCCGGCCCAGCACCAATTTCGACGTCATCCCGGCGCTGGTTGGCACCCAGTCTGCAGACCTGGTTGATGCCGATGCTCCGCGGTCCGGACTCGACGACCATCGCCTCACGATGGAGCCATCGGTAAACCTGCGCTACAACTTTACGCCCAGCTTCTCCGCCGAGGCGACGGTCAACCCCGACTTTAGCCAGGTGGAGTCCGATGCCGCACGCATCGACGTCAATGAGACGTTTGCGCTTTCCTATCCGGAACGGCGCCCCTTTTTCCAGGAAGGCAGTGAGCTGTTTGAGACCTGGATCGACGTAGTGTACACTCGCTCCATCAATGCCCCGATCGCGGCGGCCAAGACGACGGGGCGGGTCGGGCGCACAAGTGTTGCGTATCTCAGTGCTCTCGACCAGAAGACCCCGATGCTCCTGCCGTTCGAGGAGCAGAGCGCCACGCTGGAGGTGGGACAGAGCGCCTCCAACGTCCTGCGGGCCCGGCGCACGTTTGGCGAGAACTCGTTCGTTGGGGCTACGGTCACCGATCAGCGCTACCTGGACGTTGGGGGCGCGGGCTCGGTGGCGAGCGTGGACGCCAAAATCCAGTTCTGGAAGAATTATCGTCTGGAGACGCAATGGGCCGTGAGCCGCGTGCACGAACCGACGCAGCCGTCTCTCTCCGATGAGGTGGAGGTCGAAGCCTTCGACCGAGGCGCACACACGGGGGCGCTGGACGGGGAGCAGTTTCTGGGAACCGGGACGTTCGCGAGTGTCGACCGCAACGCCCGGCACTGGAACTTTGACCTTGCCTACGAGCACAACAGCCCCACTTTTCGCACCCCCAATGGATTCGAACGCAGCAACGACTTTCGGCGCGTGCGCCTCTGGCAGGGCTATCAGTTCTACTTCGACAATGACGGGTTCGTCGAGCGCGTCCGGCCGGGCATGTTCGTAATGACGGAGCAGAACTTTGCCGGGGTGGGAAAGGAAACCGAAGGAGAGATTCAACTCCAGGCGCGCCTGAAGCGGCAGACCTACGTGTGGGGCGAGGTGGGGTATCGCCGGGAGCGATTCGACGGGGTGCTCTTCCCCGACCTGTCCGCCTGGAGCGTTGGGATCAATAGCAACTTCAGCGACCCTGTGCGTCTCGGCGTCAACGTGAACGGCGGACGCGACATCTTTCGGGGCGATGTGCCTCAGGAGGGCCGGAGCCGGAGCGTGAGTGTATGGGGGACTCTTCAGCCCGTTTCGCGCCTCACCATCGAGCCTGAGGCAAATTACGCGCGAATGCGCGACGTTGAGACGGATAGCACCTTCTTTGACGGATATGTCCTGCACGCCAAGACGAGCGTGCAGGTGACCCGCGAACTCTCACTGCGGCTCATCACGCAGTACAACCACTTCAGTGGGGACATTGATTTTGAACCGCTCCTGTCCTATGAGATCAATCCGTTCAGCGTCTTCTATGTGGGTACCACACACGACTACGATGTTCTCAACCCGTCGTCGCAGCCCGACAGTGTCGTCCAAACGAGACGACAGTTCTTCTTCAAGTTCCAGTACCTCTTTCGGATCTGA
- a CDS encoding Lrp/AsnC family transcriptional regulator has product MSENTPYTLDSLDWAILSELQENARLSYAEIGRRVGLSAPAVTERVKSLEESGVIDGYTTRVRPEKVGLPVSAFIRIRFHGADLEAFFEQVRSHEAVSECHRVTGSDDIVLRLRAASVNRLEEHLDAFLDYGEITTSIVLSSAVEDRPIRKEATPSS; this is encoded by the coding sequence ATGAGCGAAAACACGCCATACACGCTTGACTCATTGGACTGGGCCATTCTCAGTGAGCTGCAAGAGAATGCTCGGCTTTCTTACGCGGAGATTGGGCGGCGCGTAGGCCTTTCGGCCCCCGCCGTTACTGAGCGCGTGAAGAGCCTAGAAGAGAGTGGGGTCATTGACGGATATACCACTCGTGTCCGACCGGAGAAGGTGGGGCTTCCCGTGTCGGCCTTCATCCGCATCCGGTTTCACGGGGCTGATCTTGAGGCCTTTTTTGAGCAGGTGCGCTCGCACGAGGCGGTCAGCGAGTGTCACCGGGTGACGGGAAGCGACGACATCGTCCTGCGGTTGCGCGCCGCGTCGGTCAACCGTCTAGAGGAGCATCTGGATGCATTTCTCGACTACGGGGAGATTACGACGTCCATCGTTCTTTCGTCGGCAGTCGAGGATCGGCCGATCCGCAAAGAAGCGACACCGAGTTCGTGA
- a CDS encoding mercuric reductase, producing the protein MSDSPSYDLIVLGAGQGGGPLAGAAADHGLSSALIEQKHVGGTCVNEGCTPTKTMIASARVAHLARRAEDYGVHTGDISVDMKTVRRRKRDIVESFRSGSRSSVEDTDGLDLIEGTGRFVAPHTVEVTFDDGSTQTLTADRIVIDTGTRPVTPPIDGLDTVDALTSTSIMELGTVPDHLLVLGGGYIGLEFGQMFRRFGADVTLIDRGEHVLGNEDADVATALEDILREDGLRILNETTMTAVEQSDDSVTAHLDGPDAPSSVNGSHLLVAAGRRPNTDDLNIDAANVDTDRRGFVRVNDRLETTANGVYAIGDVTGGPAFTHVSYDDYRVLRDNWFGGSSRTTDDRIVSYTLFTDPQLGRVGPTEEQAREQGLDVEVAQMPMTHVARALEVDESRGLMKAVVDAQTKQLVGAAILGIEGGEVMSVLQTAMMGELPVTQLKEAPFAHPTLAESLNNLFADLDA; encoded by the coding sequence ATGTCCGACTCCCCGTCCTACGACCTCATCGTTCTCGGTGCAGGACAGGGCGGCGGCCCGCTCGCCGGTGCCGCCGCTGACCACGGCCTTTCCTCCGCCCTCATCGAGCAGAAGCACGTCGGCGGCACCTGCGTGAACGAGGGCTGCACGCCCACCAAAACAATGATCGCCAGTGCCCGCGTGGCCCATCTCGCCCGCCGCGCCGAGGACTACGGCGTCCACACCGGCGACATCTCTGTGGACATGAAGACGGTGCGCCGGCGCAAGCGCGACATTGTCGAGTCCTTCCGCTCGGGCAGCCGCAGCAGCGTCGAGGACACCGACGGGCTCGACCTAATCGAGGGCACCGGCCGGTTCGTCGCCCCCCACACTGTGGAAGTCACTTTCGACGACGGCTCGACCCAGACGCTTACGGCCGACCGGATCGTGATCGATACGGGCACGCGCCCCGTGACTCCGCCCATCGATGGCCTCGACACGGTAGACGCCCTAACGTCCACCTCCATCATGGAGCTCGGCACCGTGCCCGACCACCTCCTCGTCCTCGGCGGCGGGTACATCGGCCTCGAATTCGGTCAGATGTTTCGGCGCTTTGGGGCCGACGTGACCCTCATCGATCGGGGCGAACACGTGCTCGGCAATGAAGATGCGGACGTGGCCACCGCGCTTGAGGACATTCTCCGCGAGGACGGCCTCCGAATCCTCAACGAAACGACGATGACGGCGGTGGAGCAGAGCGACGACTCCGTCACGGCTCACCTGGACGGGCCGGACGCTCCGTCCTCGGTGAACGGCTCGCACCTGCTGGTGGCCGCGGGCCGCCGCCCGAACACCGACGACCTGAATATCGACGCCGCAAACGTCGACACCGACCGCCGCGGCTTCGTTCGTGTCAACGACCGTCTCGAAACGACGGCCAACGGCGTGTACGCGATCGGGGACGTGACGGGTGGCCCCGCCTTCACGCACGTCTCGTACGATGACTATAGAGTGCTTCGCGACAACTGGTTCGGCGGTTCCTCCCGCACGACGGACGACCGAATCGTCTCGTACACGCTCTTCACCGACCCGCAGCTCGGCCGCGTGGGGCCCACCGAAGAGCAGGCCCGAGAGCAGGGACTCGACGTGGAGGTGGCGCAGATGCCGATGACGCACGTGGCCCGGGCACTGGAGGTGGACGAATCGCGCGGGCTTATGAAAGCGGTCGTCGATGCACAAACGAAGCAACTGGTGGGGGCCGCCATCTTGGGCATTGAGGGCGGTGAGGTGATGTCGGTGCTTCAAACGGCGATGATGGGCGAGCTCCCCGTCACGCAACTTAAAGAGGCCCCCTTTGCCCACCCCACCCTGGCGGAGTCGCTGAACAACCTGTTTGCCGACCTCGACGCGTAA
- a CDS encoding carboxymuconolactone decarboxylase family protein, with translation MATASQTDHAEQVHDKAKQALGFVPNLVSEITKENPAVGDAYLSSQGIIEEGGVLSPAEQQAVILAVSSYNDCHYCTKAHAVAGQQAGLDAETTATINEGGLPDDERLRSLVRATRRILGKRGWLSGADEEEFDDLGLGRPELYEIIGLVGVKTISNYVNHIAGTEVDEPFRP, from the coding sequence ATGGCCACTGCCTCCCAGACCGACCACGCCGAACAGGTGCACGACAAAGCAAAGCAGGCCCTCGGGTTCGTCCCGAATCTTGTCAGCGAGATCACGAAGGAGAATCCCGCCGTTGGGGATGCATACTTGAGCTCGCAGGGCATAATCGAAGAGGGCGGAGTACTCTCACCCGCTGAGCAGCAGGCCGTCATTCTGGCCGTCTCCAGCTACAACGATTGTCACTACTGTACGAAGGCGCACGCCGTGGCTGGACAACAGGCTGGGCTCGACGCCGAGACCACCGCGACGATCAACGAGGGCGGCCTGCCGGACGACGAGCGGCTCCGGAGCCTCGTTCGCGCCACCCGCCGGATTCTCGGCAAACGGGGGTGGCTCTCCGGCGCCGACGAGGAGGAATTCGACGATCTCGGGCTGGGGCGGCCGGAGCTCTACGAGATCATTGGTCTCGTAGGCGTGAAGACGATCAGTAACTACGTCAACCACATTGCAGGGACGGAGGTGGACGAGCCGTTTCGACCGTAA
- a CDS encoding NAD(P)H-hydrate epimerase — protein sequence MTPPSRSTPIPCVTADRMREVNRIATEEYRLHRLQMLETAGSHLARLARDSFLDGDAQTGSVLAVCGTGGNGAGGLAAARRLHGWGASVAIATARPPDAYSGLPAHQLALLQKTTVPVFQMGPEDSLPDADLLLDALIGYGLDGDLRPDMADCIHRVLWHGAPALSLDVPSGLNATTGVPNDQTVHAEATLTLALPKCGLDAPAATSAVGDLYLADIGIPPSLYERLDLNGDARGLFSQQDLIQLR from the coding sequence ATGACGCCGCCCTCTCGCAGCACCCCCATCCCCTGCGTCACGGCTGATCGCATGCGGGAGGTGAACCGGATCGCCACCGAGGAATACCGACTACACCGCCTCCAGATGCTGGAAACTGCCGGCTCCCATCTCGCCCGCCTGGCGCGCGACTCGTTTCTAGACGGCGACGCTCAGACCGGCTCGGTGCTCGCGGTGTGCGGAACCGGCGGAAATGGAGCCGGTGGTCTCGCAGCCGCCCGTCGACTGCACGGATGGGGCGCCTCCGTTGCGATCGCAACCGCTCGTCCACCGGACGCGTACTCCGGACTTCCCGCGCACCAACTGGCCCTCCTGCAAAAGACGACGGTCCCCGTCTTTCAGATGGGTCCGGAGGACTCATTGCCGGACGCCGACCTGCTGCTGGACGCACTTATCGGGTACGGCCTGGATGGCGATCTGCGGCCCGACATGGCCGACTGCATCCATCGGGTCCTCTGGCACGGAGCTCCTGCCCTGAGTCTCGACGTGCCCTCCGGCCTCAACGCGACGACCGGCGTCCCGAACGACCAGACGGTGCACGCCGAGGCTACTCTCACGCTCGCCCTCCCGAAGTGCGGCCTCGATGCCCCTGCTGCGACATCGGCCGTCGGCGACCTCTACCTGGCCGACATTGGCATTCCGCCCTCCCTCTACGAACGTCTCGACCTGAATGGGGACGCCCGCGGCCTCTTTTCGCAACAAGACCTCATTCAGCTTCGATAA
- a CDS encoding DMT family transporter, with translation MSETLKAVAAALTTVLLWGSAFPGIEAGLEAYAPGQLALLRYLFASVTMAVIAFFRPFRAPRRRDLPGIIGLGMMGFTVYHGALNYGQVTVTAGSASFLVETAPVFATLLAVLFLGERLSIWGWGGVLISFGGAALIALGESGGLHLNPGALLVLLAAVSGAGYFTLQKSYLERYSPLALTSYALWSGTLLMAIVWGADLPEQVAAAPTNTTLAVAYIGVLPGALGYVTYAYVLSRLPLAQTASLLYLVPLAALPVAWVWHGEVPHITALIGGAITLVGVALVQRNGAGAASPKPDSSSQVSTTPKNAPPRETP, from the coding sequence ATGTCCGAGACCCTGAAAGCCGTTGCGGCCGCTCTCACGACTGTTCTTCTCTGGGGATCTGCATTTCCCGGTATTGAAGCTGGGCTGGAGGCTTACGCCCCCGGACAACTGGCTCTTCTTCGGTATCTCTTCGCGTCGGTGACAATGGCTGTCATTGCCTTCTTTCGCCCCTTTCGCGCTCCTCGTCGGCGCGACCTTCCGGGCATCATTGGACTCGGCATGATGGGATTCACTGTGTACCACGGGGCCCTCAACTACGGTCAGGTGACGGTGACCGCCGGATCGGCCAGCTTCCTCGTGGAGACGGCTCCCGTCTTTGCCACCCTTCTGGCTGTTCTTTTCCTCGGTGAGCGACTCTCGATCTGGGGATGGGGAGGTGTGCTCATCAGCTTTGGCGGCGCGGCGCTGATTGCTCTCGGGGAAAGCGGAGGCCTTCATCTGAATCCGGGCGCTCTCCTCGTCCTGCTGGCCGCGGTGTCCGGCGCGGGCTACTTTACCCTTCAGAAATCGTACCTGGAGCGGTACTCCCCATTGGCGCTCACCAGCTATGCCCTGTGGAGCGGCACGCTATTGATGGCCATCGTGTGGGGTGCCGACCTGCCCGAACAGGTGGCTGCTGCCCCTACAAATACCACCCTTGCCGTCGCCTATATCGGCGTCCTGCCCGGGGCACTCGGCTACGTGACGTACGCCTACGTCCTCTCGCGCCTGCCTCTGGCCCAAACGGCAAGCCTGCTCTACCTCGTGCCCCTCGCCGCCCTGCCCGTAGCGTGGGTGTGGCACGGGGAGGTCCCGCACATCACGGCCTTGATCGGAGGGGCGATCACGCTCGTCGGGGTCGCGCTCGTGCAGCGCAACGGGGCGGGCGCCGCTTCCCCAAAGCCCGATTCGTCTTCTCAGGTATCCACTACGCCGAAGAACGCGCCCCCCAGAGAGACCCCGTAG